In Reinekea thalattae, a genomic segment contains:
- a CDS encoding NUDIX hydrolase, producing MNFCSACGQPVIFKIPEGDNRPRYVCDHCQTIHYQNPRAITLTLPIAPDGRILLCKRNIEPQKNYWTLPGGFMENDESTLQGALRETWEEARVKADTGELFAVISVPKWHQVHLFYRIQMPDFSFAATEESSEVKLFNETEIPWSSLAFKTVECALKHYLELPKAGFSVLNTSLSG from the coding sequence ATGAATTTTTGCAGTGCATGTGGTCAGCCGGTTATTTTTAAAATTCCAGAGGGTGATAATCGTCCGCGCTACGTCTGTGATCATTGCCAAACCATCCATTATCAAAACCCAAGAGCCATCACCCTAACCCTGCCGATTGCTCCAGATGGTCGAATTTTATTATGCAAACGTAATATCGAGCCGCAAAAAAACTACTGGACACTGCCTGGTGGTTTTATGGAAAACGATGAAAGTACGCTACAGGGAGCATTACGAGAAACATGGGAAGAAGCTCGAGTTAAAGCCGACACCGGTGAGCTATTTGCTGTGATCAGCGTACCCAAATGGCACCAAGTCCATCTGTTTTATCGTATTCAAATGCCAGACTTTAGCTTTGCGGCTACTGAGGAGTCTAGCGAGGTCAAACTCTTTAACGAAACAGAGATCCCTTGGTCTTCTCTGGCCTTTAAAACCGTAGAATGTGCACTAAAACACTATTTAGAACTGCCAAAAGCCGGATTTTCGG
- the nth gene encoding endonuclease III yields MNKDIRTEIFTRLRNENPEPKTELNYSSPFELLVAVALSAQATDVSVNKATDKLFPVANTPEAIYALGVDRLKGYIKTIGLFNTKAENVIKLCKQLIDNHNSEVPDNREALEALPGVGRKTANVVLNTAFRQPAMAVDTHIFRVSNRTKIAPGKNVLEVEKRLMRLVPKEFLLDAHHWLILHGRYTCVARKPKCGSCLIEDLCEYKDKTSD; encoded by the coding sequence ATGAACAAAGATATTCGTACTGAAATTTTTACTCGGTTACGCAACGAAAACCCAGAACCTAAAACCGAACTTAATTACAGCAGCCCTTTTGAGCTATTGGTTGCTGTTGCCCTGTCTGCACAGGCAACCGATGTCAGCGTCAACAAAGCAACCGATAAGCTATTCCCCGTTGCCAATACGCCTGAAGCTATTTACGCCTTAGGAGTTGATCGCTTAAAGGGTTACATTAAAACCATCGGGCTGTTCAACACCAAGGCAGAAAACGTCATTAAGCTCTGCAAGCAGCTGATCGACAACCATAATTCTGAAGTTCCAGATAACAGAGAAGCGCTCGAAGCGCTGCCCGGCGTTGGCCGTAAAACCGCGAATGTGGTTTTAAATACCGCCTTTCGACAGCCTGCAATGGCCGTTGATACTCATATCTTCCGAGTCAGCAACCGTACAAAAATAGCGCCGGGAAAAAACGTTTTAGAAGTAGAAAAACGCCTTATGCGTTTGGTGCCTAAAGAGTTTTTGCTCGACGCTCATCACTGGCTTATTTTGCACGGTCGCTATACTTGCGTTGCACGAAAGCCGAAATGCGGTAGCTGCTTGATTGAAGATCTGTGCGAATACAAGGACAAAACTTCAGATTAG
- a CDS encoding electron transport complex subunit E, with the protein MSNSVTTLVKNGLWSNNAALVQILGLCPLLAVSGTVVNALGLGLATTVVLVGSNIAVSLIRNYVADAIRLPAFVMIIASFTTCAELLMQAYTYELYQVLGIFIPLIVTNCTILGRADAFARKNSLVPSIIDGLAMSFGFLVVLVILGAMREIIGQGTLFTNMHLIFGESARGWQINLFNDYPNFLFAVLPPGAFVGLGFLIAAKNAIDAYHEKRLAKQQTDEPKVSKRVRVTGSIS; encoded by the coding sequence ATGAGTAATTCTGTCACGACACTAGTTAAAAACGGCTTGTGGAGTAACAATGCTGCGCTGGTACAAATTTTAGGTTTATGCCCATTGCTGGCGGTTTCTGGCACGGTGGTAAACGCGTTAGGCTTAGGCCTTGCAACAACTGTAGTATTGGTCGGCTCAAACATTGCGGTATCGTTGATTCGTAACTACGTTGCCGATGCGATCCGCTTGCCGGCTTTTGTTATGATCATTGCTTCATTTACTACCTGCGCCGAATTGCTGATGCAGGCCTATACTTATGAGCTGTACCAAGTACTGGGCATTTTTATTCCTCTGATTGTAACCAACTGCACCATTCTTGGCCGAGCCGATGCCTTTGCTCGAAAAAATTCACTGGTACCATCAATTATCGATGGCCTTGCCATGTCTTTTGGTTTTTTAGTGGTCTTGGTCATACTGGGAGCCATGCGCGAAATTATTGGCCAAGGCACGCTTTTCACCAACATGCATCTAATTTTTGGCGAATCCGCGCGAGGCTGGCAGATTAATCTATTTAACGATTACCCTAACTTTTTATTTGCTGTGTTACCGCCGGGTGCATTTGTTGGCTTAGGCTTTTTAATTGCCGCAAAAAATGCCATCGACGCTTACCATGAAAAACGCCTCGCCAAACAACAGACAGACGAGCCGAAAGTTTCTAAACGTGTACGAGTAACGGGCAGCATCAGTTAG
- the rsxG gene encoding electron transport complex subunit RsxG translates to MTEANTSMLKAIKNSAIGLGIFAFFTAGIIAITQQVTAKNITENQRQFEARQLLSLLPDGFKAEQILNSAQPLNATQLQQFELLNVSNGSPYYIAKNAAGQVQAIILPAQAPEGYTESIQLIIGLTAQGEVIGTRVTQHKETPGLGDQIERAKSDWILNFNGKSLNNPTPEQWLVKKDGGSFDQLTGATITPRAVVKAVKQTLTFYELNKASLLSENLAEGLTEGAAQ, encoded by the coding sequence ATGACTGAAGCCAACACCTCAATGCTTAAAGCAATAAAAAACTCCGCTATTGGCTTAGGTATTTTTGCTTTTTTTACTGCTGGCATTATTGCGATAACTCAGCAAGTAACTGCGAAAAACATCACTGAAAACCAACGCCAATTCGAAGCTCGTCAATTGCTATCGCTACTGCCTGATGGCTTTAAAGCAGAGCAAATTCTTAACAGTGCGCAGCCTTTAAATGCGACACAACTGCAACAATTTGAACTGTTAAATGTTTCTAACGGCAGTCCTTACTACATTGCTAAAAATGCAGCAGGACAAGTCCAAGCCATTATTTTACCGGCACAAGCACCCGAAGGTTACACCGAAAGTATCCAGCTTATTATTGGCTTAACCGCGCAAGGTGAAGTGATTGGTACTCGCGTGACTCAGCATAAAGAAACCCCGGGCTTGGGCGATCAAATCGAACGAGCAAAATCGGATTGGATTCTAAACTTTAACGGCAAGTCGCTTAACAACCCGACGCCCGAACAATGGTTGGTAAAAAAAGACGGTGGCAGTTTTGATCAACTCACTGGCGCAACCATTACCCCACGAGCAGTCGTTAAAGCCGTAAAACAAACACTCACCTTTTATGAATTAAATAAGGCGAGCCTGCTCAGTGAAAATTTAGCTGAAGGACTAACAGAAGGAGCGGCACAATGA
- the rsxD gene encoding electron transport complex subunit RsxD, whose protein sequence is MLSISSPHITGKASVSKVMLTLASTMIPGILCLIYFLSWGYLVNLILASLTAICIEATILKVRQRPVLFFIKDGSALVTALLLACALPPLAPWWLTVIGTGIAIIFGKQLFGGLGQNPFNPAMVAYALLLVSLPVYMTTRWAAIESPSGLLESLQTIFNLGQAPLDALTGATPLDHYKQNISRFSANDLLIEPLFQGSFAIGWTQVNLAFLVGGLIMLWRRIITWHIPVAVLATITLMALLFSHDIDAKVPLLTHLFSGSTMLAAFYIATDPASAATSNKGKLFYGIGIGLLIYLIRTWGNYPDATAFAVLLMNFAAPLIDHYTRPRVYGHKSAVKGFKKDD, encoded by the coding sequence ATGCTATCTATTAGCTCGCCTCACATTACCGGTAAGGCCTCAGTCAGCAAAGTTATGCTGACACTTGCCAGCACCATGATTCCAGGAATTCTGTGCCTAATATATTTTTTAAGCTGGGGTTATTTAGTCAACCTAATTCTCGCCAGCCTAACGGCTATTTGTATCGAAGCTACGATCCTTAAGGTTCGTCAGCGGCCAGTGCTGTTTTTTATTAAAGACGGCTCCGCCTTAGTCACCGCCTTATTGCTAGCCTGTGCATTACCGCCACTCGCGCCTTGGTGGTTAACAGTTATCGGCACTGGCATTGCTATTATTTTTGGCAAGCAGCTATTTGGTGGACTGGGGCAAAACCCTTTCAACCCAGCTATGGTGGCCTACGCTCTTTTATTGGTATCACTCCCGGTTTATATGACAACACGCTGGGCCGCAATAGAAAGCCCAAGTGGACTACTAGAAAGCCTACAGACTATTTTTAACCTTGGCCAAGCACCTCTTGACGCACTGACCGGCGCGACTCCACTGGATCATTACAAGCAGAATATCTCGCGCTTTAGCGCCAACGATTTACTTATTGAGCCCCTGTTTCAAGGTTCATTTGCGATCGGCTGGACTCAAGTGAATTTAGCCTTTTTAGTTGGCGGCCTAATCATGTTGTGGCGGCGCATCATCACTTGGCATATTCCTGTGGCGGTACTTGCAACTATAACGCTGATGGCTTTGCTATTTAGCCATGATATTGATGCCAAGGTGCCACTGTTAACACATCTATTTTCTGGCTCAACCATGCTTGCGGCATTTTATATCGCAACCGATCCCGCTTCTGCTGCAACCAGTAACAAAGGCAAACTGTTTTACGGCATCGGCATTGGCTTGCTGATCTATTTAATCCGAACTTGGGGTAATTACCCTGACGCAACCGCCTTTGCCGTATTGCTGATGAACTTTGCAGCACCGTTAATTGACCACTACACTCGGCCAAGAGTTTATGGTCACAAGAGCGCCGTAAAGGGGTTTAAAAAAGATGACTGA
- the rsxC gene encoding electron transport complex subunit RsxC: MNSSADNIATGNVIASDKMITMGKAWSIPGGIHPDDKKSLSNQQPIKTAPLPSELWLPLSMHIGAQAIPIVSVGEQVLKGQLIAKAQAGISANIHAPTSGHISAIAEHAFAHESGFAVEAICITPDQKDQWRAQQPWPNWQEKPAAELLQRIHSGGLVGLGGAGFPTDIKYSNKHAKIDTLLINAAECEPYITSDDVLMRFYASEILLGAQISQQLSGANKIIIGIENNKPEAVAALKEAAQQLNMAITLTVVPTKYPSGGEKQLIQLTTGIEVPSAGLPSDVGILCQNVGTLRQIYRTVVHDEPLISRITTVTGMASGQPGNYEVRIGTPIESLLSYVEADLKLADRIIMGGPMMGFAVPDSAAPVMKTTNCLLLPSKKELPPAMADNPCIRCGLCEQACPVNLLPQQMLWAAKNRQLENAALHSLPDCIECGACSYVCPSHIPLVQYFRYAKGETRQEQLDHLKSEQARIRFENRQARQEREALEKENRRKARAEAAAKALAAKKKAQEEAGETGAENKPAEDDPIKAALARAAAKKAAQKAPAADKSVEELQADFDKANARYQKALERIKAAEEEGSEMVNALKKAATKLQEKANSLELLVKQAKDKQ, from the coding sequence ATGAATTCATCCGCCGACAACATCGCCACCGGCAACGTTATCGCTTCTGATAAAATGATAACTATGGGAAAAGCTTGGTCAATACCAGGCGGTATTCACCCAGACGATAAGAAGTCGCTCTCCAATCAGCAGCCCATTAAAACCGCACCTCTGCCTAGCGAGCTATGGCTACCTCTGTCTATGCACATAGGTGCGCAAGCTATTCCTATTGTCTCTGTTGGCGAGCAGGTGTTAAAAGGCCAACTGATCGCCAAAGCTCAAGCGGGTATTTCGGCTAATATCCATGCGCCAACTTCCGGCCATATCTCTGCTATTGCAGAACACGCCTTTGCTCATGAGTCTGGTTTTGCAGTCGAAGCCATATGCATTACGCCAGACCAAAAAGACCAATGGCGAGCACAACAGCCTTGGCCAAATTGGCAAGAAAAACCTGCCGCGGAATTACTCCAGCGTATTCACTCTGGCGGTTTGGTAGGCCTCGGTGGTGCAGGCTTTCCAACCGATATCAAATACAGCAACAAGCATGCAAAGATCGATACCCTACTGATTAATGCTGCCGAGTGTGAGCCTTACATCACCTCCGACGATGTACTGATGCGCTTCTACGCAAGCGAAATACTTTTGGGTGCACAAATTAGCCAGCAACTGAGCGGTGCTAATAAAATCATTATCGGTATTGAAAATAACAAACCAGAAGCCGTTGCCGCCTTAAAAGAGGCTGCGCAACAATTGAATATGGCAATAACGCTGACCGTTGTGCCAACCAAATACCCTTCTGGTGGTGAAAAACAGCTGATCCAACTGACGACTGGTATTGAAGTGCCGAGTGCAGGCTTACCAAGCGATGTCGGCATTTTATGCCAAAACGTCGGTACGCTGCGGCAAATTTACCGCACTGTGGTTCATGATGAGCCATTGATCAGTCGTATTACCACAGTAACAGGTATGGCCTCAGGCCAACCCGGTAACTATGAAGTCCGCATCGGTACGCCAATTGAATCATTATTAAGCTATGTCGAAGCAGACCTTAAACTGGCCGATCGCATTATTATGGGCGGCCCTATGATGGGCTTTGCCGTACCAGACAGCGCTGCACCAGTGATGAAAACCACCAACTGCCTGCTGTTACCGAGCAAAAAAGAATTACCGCCAGCGATGGCCGATAATCCCTGTATTCGTTGCGGCCTTTGCGAGCAGGCCTGCCCTGTGAATTTACTGCCACAACAAATGCTTTGGGCGGCAAAAAACCGTCAGTTAGAGAACGCGGCATTACACAGCCTTCCTGATTGCATTGAATGTGGCGCCTGCTCTTATGTCTGCCCAAGCCATATTCCATTGGTGCAGTACTTCCGCTATGCCAAGGGCGAAACGCGCCAAGAGCAGCTCGACCACTTAAAATCGGAACAGGCTCGCATTCGCTTTGAAAACCGCCAAGCACGCCAAGAGCGTGAAGCGTTAGAAAAAGAAAATCGTCGTAAAGCTCGTGCCGAAGCCGCTGCCAAAGCACTGGCCGCAAAGAAAAAGGCACAAGAAGAAGCCGGTGAAACAGGCGCAGAAAACAAACCTGCTGAAGACGACCCAATTAAAGCCGCACTGGCGCGAGCCGCCGCTAAAAAAGCGGCTCAAAAAGCTCCCGCGGCAGACAAATCTGTTGAAGAGTTACAAGCCGATTTCGACAAGGCCAACGCTCGTTATCAAAAAGCGCTTGAGCGAATTAAAGCAGCTGAAGAAGAAGGCTCTGAAATGGTTAATGCGCTAAAAAAAGCAGCAACCAAATTGCAAGAAAAAGCCAACAGCCTCGAGCTGTTAGTTAAGCAAGCAAAGGATAAACAATAA
- the rsxB gene encoding electron transport complex subunit RsxB, with product MIISVVTLLILAAILGALLGFASVRFKPEGNPIVDEIDNILPQTQCGQCGHPGCRPYAEGIAAGEAINKCPPGGEATIQALADLLDVEVLPLDAEEGADSTPKIAVIREAECIGCTKCIQACPVDAILGAAKQMHTVIESECTGCDLCVEPCPVDCIDMVPIETTLRTWHADKPVNVLDLIATDRSGLVAHANENAS from the coding sequence ATGATTATCTCCGTTGTCACTCTGCTGATTTTAGCGGCCATATTAGGCGCTTTGTTGGGCTTTGCTTCTGTTCGCTTTAAACCCGAAGGTAACCCGATTGTTGATGAAATCGACAATATATTGCCGCAAACCCAATGTGGCCAATGCGGCCATCCTGGTTGCCGACCATACGCCGAAGGTATTGCCGCCGGTGAAGCCATCAATAAATGCCCTCCTGGCGGTGAAGCCACAATTCAGGCCTTGGCTGATTTGCTCGATGTCGAAGTTTTACCGCTCGATGCTGAAGAAGGTGCCGACAGCACACCAAAGATCGCTGTCATTCGTGAAGCCGAATGTATTGGCTGTACTAAATGTATTCAAGCCTGTCCTGTCGATGCCATTTTAGGTGCCGCTAAACAGATGCACACCGTCATTGAGTCGGAATGTACCGGCTGCGATTTATGTGTTGAGCCCTGCCCGGTTGATTGCATCGACATGGTACCGATTGAGACCACATTAAGAACTTGGCATGCCGATAAGCCAGTTAATGTTTTAGATTTAATCGCGACCGACAGAAGCGGTTTGGTCGCCCATGCCAACGAGAACGCCTCATGA
- the rsxA gene encoding electron transport complex subunit RsxA, which produces MTDYILLLIGTVFVNNFVLVQFLGLCPFMGVSNKLETAVGMSAATTFVLTLSSVASYVVYTFLLEPLGLVYLKTISFILVIAFMVQFTEMMVRKTSPLLYRVLGIFLPLITTNCAVLGVALLNISRQNSLLESFLYGFGAALGFSLVLVLFAAMRERINLADVPKPFQGAAIGLISAGIMSLAFMGFSGLVAG; this is translated from the coding sequence ATGACTGACTACATTCTTTTACTGATTGGCACGGTTTTCGTGAACAACTTCGTGCTGGTTCAGTTTTTAGGCCTCTGCCCGTTCATGGGAGTGTCGAATAAACTGGAGACCGCCGTAGGCATGTCGGCGGCAACAACCTTTGTACTGACACTTTCTTCGGTTGCCAGCTATGTCGTCTATACCTTTTTACTAGAGCCGCTAGGCTTAGTTTATTTAAAAACCATCAGCTTTATTTTGGTCATCGCCTTCATGGTGCAATTTACCGAAATGATGGTGCGTAAAACCAGCCCGTTACTGTATCGCGTATTAGGTATCTTTTTGCCACTAATCACCACTAACTGCGCAGTATTGGGTGTCGCGCTACTGAACATTAGCCGCCAAAATTCGCTATTAGAAAGCTTCTTATACGGTTTTGGCGCAGCATTAGGCTTTTCATTAGTATTAGTTCTGTTTGCGGCAATGCGTGAACGCATTAACCTAGCCGATGTACCGAAGCCCTTTCAAGGCGCAGCCATTGGCCTGATTTCTGCCGGCATTATGTCGCTTGCCTTTATGGGCTTTTCTGGCTTGGTGGCAGGCTAA